A single genomic interval of Clostridium facile harbors:
- a CDS encoding Coenzyme F420 hydrogenase/dehydrogenase, beta subunit C-terminal domain: MKLYSTKEECVGCGACAEVCGKKAIHLVSDQEGFWYPEIDQEKCVNCGACQKVCQIHNLKLPENNFEPVVYAVKNKMDDIRALSTSGGVFSVLADYVIQNKGAVYGAAYSSDFTVQHERAITDKQYSRFRGSKYAQSWMGSCYTQVKADLTEDKKVLFTGTPCQIAGLQTFLGDLSKNNNLVLCEIICHGIPSPLIWKEHIQLLEEERHSKIVAYKNRSKIAGWHGHNEHVFFDSGKSEYKSKLSQNHKDLFYAHLTIRPCCHSCKFTGFPRIADFTIADYWGIERCMPEFDDNKGISLMILNSDRAIKIFDTVKSQLDYRESNLEDAFYDNHKKPAKHNIHHDEFWDDYHQFGYRYVVSKYVGYNTVGKIKRQTKIIIKAITKKIGIYNFVHHFTKKKYQKEVYK; this comes from the coding sequence ATGAAGCTTTACAGTACAAAAGAAGAATGTGTAGGTTGTGGAGCATGTGCAGAAGTTTGTGGGAAAAAGGCAATACACTTGGTTTCAGATCAAGAGGGATTTTGGTATCCAGAAATAGACCAGGAAAAATGCGTTAATTGTGGGGCTTGCCAAAAGGTTTGCCAGATACACAATTTAAAATTACCTGAAAATAATTTTGAGCCTGTAGTATATGCAGTTAAAAATAAAATGGATGATATTCGTGCCCTAAGCACATCGGGCGGTGTTTTTTCTGTGTTAGCAGATTATGTTATCCAAAATAAAGGTGCTGTTTATGGCGCTGCTTATTCTTCAGACTTTACTGTTCAACATGAACGGGCAATAACAGACAAACAATATAGTCGATTCCGTGGATCAAAGTATGCACAAAGTTGGATGGGGTCTTGTTATACACAAGTAAAAGCGGATTTAACCGAGGATAAGAAAGTATTATTTACCGGTACACCTTGTCAGATTGCTGGACTACAGACTTTTTTAGGGGATTTATCTAAAAATAATAATTTAGTTTTATGTGAGATTATATGCCATGGTATTCCTAGCCCATTGATTTGGAAAGAACACATTCAATTACTTGAAGAGGAGCGCCATAGTAAAATAGTAGCTTATAAAAACCGTTCTAAAATTGCAGGATGGCATGGGCATAATGAACATGTATTTTTTGATTCAGGTAAAAGTGAATATAAATCAAAACTTTCTCAAAATCATAAAGATTTATTTTATGCGCATCTTACAATTCGGCCATGCTGTCATTCTTGTAAATTTACTGGATTCCCAAGAATTGCAGATTTTACTATTGCGGATTATTGGGGAATTGAACGATGCATGCCTGAATTTGATGATAATAAAGGAATATCTCTTATGATATTGAATAGTGACCGAGCTATAAAAATATTTGATACGGTTAAATCTCAGCTTGATTATAGAGAAAGTAACCTGGAAGATGCCTTTTATGATAACCATAAAAAGCCAGCGAAACATAATATTCACCATGATGAGTTTTGGGATGATTACCATCAATTTGGTTATCGATATGTTGTATCTAAATATGTTGGTTATAACACAGTAGGAAAAATAAAAAGGCAAACTAAAATAATTATAAAAGCGATTACCAAAAAAATTGGGATATATAATTTTGTCCATCACTTTACAAAGAAAAAATACCAAAAAGAGGTATACAAATGA
- a CDS encoding 6-hydroxymethylpterin diphosphokinase MptE-like protein → MSGSRVKKIARKMRIPRSVFYQFQHMKEWNQLPKQIKGQSKDIFAKIAGKYQGERCFIIGNGPSLQVSDLERLKDEYCFATNRIFTIYANTSWRPTFYAAQDGEVIDNMKKDLPGTIAESFYSFISAKQYHKYPEVFCSSKNVAMIPMRYKPPKKNLYGFSKDASKEVFEGLTITYTCIQLAVYMGFSEIYLLGVDHNYSIEIDDDGNIIKQNTGEKNYFAEAEVPIDSINLPKVVEMTRAYLTAEKYCKAHGIHIYNATRGGKLEAFERVDFDSIIVTEKDKGQDNAQD, encoded by the coding sequence ATGAGCGGTTCAAGAGTTAAAAAAATAGCTAGAAAAATGAGGATTCCTCGTAGTGTTTTTTATCAATTTCAGCATATGAAAGAATGGAACCAACTGCCCAAACAGATAAAAGGGCAATCTAAAGACATATTTGCGAAAATTGCAGGGAAGTACCAAGGAGAACGTTGCTTTATTATAGGAAATGGTCCAAGCTTACAAGTTTCTGATTTAGAGCGGCTTAAAGATGAGTATTGTTTTGCGACAAATCGTATATTTACCATTTATGCTAATACAAGCTGGAGGCCAACATTTTATGCGGCACAGGATGGCGAAGTAATTGATAATATGAAGAAAGATCTACCTGGAACCATAGCAGAATCATTCTATAGCTTTATATCGGCAAAACAGTATCATAAATATCCAGAAGTATTTTGTAGTAGCAAAAATGTTGCAATGATACCGATGCGTTATAAACCTCCAAAAAAGAATCTCTATGGATTTAGTAAGGATGCCTCTAAGGAAGTATTTGAGGGATTAACAATTACATATACATGCATACAACTTGCTGTATATATGGGATTTTCCGAGATATATCTCTTAGGTGTTGATCACAACTATTCCATTGAGATTGATGATGATGGAAATATAATCAAGCAGAATACAGGAGAGAAAAATTATTTTGCAGAGGCGGAAGTTCCGATTGATTCAATTAATTTACCAAAAGTTGTAGAAATGACACGGGCGTATCTTACAGCAGAAAAATATTGTAAAGCTCATGGCATTCATATCTATAACGCTACAAGAGGAGGTAAACTTGAAGCTTTTGAAAGGGTGGATTTTGATTCCATTATTGTAACAGAAAAAGACAAGGGGCAGGATAATGCACAAGATTAA
- a CDS encoding oligosaccharide flippase family protein — MHKINQVKAGAIVSYITIFFNIISGFLYTPWLIGQLGQSNYALFSLVNSVMTYFVLDFGLGASITRFIARYRAEGAEHKVEQLLGVTTKLFLTLDFIILIALITVYSLLGKIYVSLTPAELENFKGIFIIAGTVSLLSFPLLPVNGIFTAYERLYAQKLFDLLAKIITVSAVVIALLLGGSLFTVVFFNTSITFLVNLIKFLYIKRKEKIKIQITYRDKAMLKSIFGFSIWVMIASIADRFFFTFIPSLLGIISNTVEISIFAVAVSVENYICLFGSAFNNLYLPQVTRMVIAKEDKKKITDLMIKVGRIQLIIVSLFVVALVSMGKEFVICWVGEKYIRSYYVMILILVPSLVHFSQAIGTEMIYATNNVKYRALVYSLGSVISIITTLTLGKSFGAIGAAVGISLALILSHIILMNYIYYKKLGLDVMRYFKECHFKMYIPLLISCGIGFVISSIYPTTSLRLFIVKGAIWGVIHCVILWLFVLNSSEKALVKGFIYKLKKGAKKNG, encoded by the coding sequence ATGCACAAGATTAATCAGGTGAAAGCAGGAGCAATTGTTTCTTATATCACAATTTTTTTCAATATTATTTCAGGTTTTCTCTATACGCCATGGTTAATAGGGCAACTAGGCCAATCCAATTATGCATTATTTTCTCTTGTCAATTCAGTTATGACTTATTTTGTATTGGATTTTGGATTAGGTGCCTCTATTACGCGATTTATTGCTCGGTATCGTGCTGAAGGAGCTGAGCATAAAGTTGAGCAATTATTAGGTGTTACAACAAAACTATTTTTAACTTTAGATTTTATTATTTTGATTGCTCTTATTACTGTATATTCTCTTTTAGGGAAAATTTATGTTAGTTTGACACCTGCCGAACTTGAAAATTTTAAAGGCATTTTTATCATCGCTGGAACCGTATCCTTATTATCGTTTCCGTTATTGCCTGTAAATGGAATCTTTACAGCATACGAACGATTATATGCTCAAAAACTGTTTGATTTATTGGCTAAAATTATTACTGTATCCGCAGTAGTAATTGCACTATTGCTGGGAGGGTCACTGTTTACAGTGGTCTTTTTTAACACATCAATTACATTTTTAGTAAATTTAATAAAGTTTCTCTATATTAAGAGAAAAGAAAAAATTAAAATTCAAATTACATATCGTGATAAAGCCATGTTAAAATCAATTTTTGGTTTTTCAATTTGGGTTATGATTGCATCAATAGCAGATCGATTCTTTTTTACTTTTATCCCATCTTTACTAGGTATTATCTCTAATACAGTTGAAATTTCTATATTTGCTGTTGCGGTTTCGGTTGAAAATTATATTTGTTTATTTGGTTCTGCATTTAATAATTTATATCTCCCGCAGGTAACACGTATGGTAATTGCAAAAGAAGATAAAAAAAAGATTACAGATTTAATGATAAAAGTGGGACGAATACAACTGATTATTGTTTCTCTGTTTGTAGTTGCACTTGTTTCTATGGGAAAAGAATTTGTAATATGCTGGGTTGGGGAAAAATATATCCGGTCTTATTATGTAATGATTTTAATTTTAGTCCCTTCTTTGGTGCATTTTTCCCAAGCAATTGGAACTGAAATGATTTACGCAACAAATAATGTAAAATATAGGGCGCTAGTGTACTCTTTGGGGAGTGTTATAAGTATTATTACCACACTTACTTTGGGGAAAAGCTTTGGAGCTATTGGAGCGGCAGTAGGGATATCTTTAGCCCTTATTTTATCACATATTATCCTAATGAATTATATTTATTACAAAAAGCTTGGCTTGGATGTTATGCGATATTTTAAGGAATGTCATTTTAAAATGTATATCCCATTATTAATTTCTTGTGGGATTGGATTTGTTATCTCCTCAATTTATCCAACTACATCTCTACGGCTATTTATTGTTAAAGGCGCTATTTGGGGAGTTATTCATTGTGTAATATTATGGTTGTTTGTTTTGAATTCTTCAGAGAAGGCACTTGTTAAAGGATTTATTTATAAATTAAAAAAAGGAGCGAAAAAAAATGGCTAA